The following are encoded together in the Pleurocapsa sp. FMAR1 genome:
- a CDS encoding chaperonin family protein RbcX — MQPKEIAKDTAKIVQNYLTYKAVMLIIEQLAETNPGEAIWLRQYSSGGKLRDAEAYIEEIMSEPRGKELALRIMTVRATMAEQTLEFIPEMVTSKVKQDNLAHRRHLLERLTRSPEDTSNLDATQATGETEDSD; from the coding sequence ATGCAACCAAAAGAAATTGCAAAAGATACGGCAAAGATAGTTCAAAATTATCTTACTTACAAAGCGGTAATGCTAATTATTGAACAATTGGCAGAAACCAATCCAGGCGAAGCCATTTGGTTGAGACAATACTCTTCGGGGGGCAAGCTGAGAGATGCTGAAGCTTACATCGAAGAAATAATGTCAGAGCCACGAGGAAAAGAGCTTGCCCTGCGGATAATGACCGTTCGCGCCACTATGGCAGAGCAAACTTTAGAATTTATTCCTGAAATGGTTACTTCAAAGGTAAAGCAAGATAATTTGGCTCATCGTCGTCATCTTTTGGAACGTCTTACCCGATCGCCTGAAGATACATCTAACCTAGATGCGACCCAGGCGACTGGAGAAACTGAAGATTCTGATTAA
- a CDS encoding ribulose bisphosphate carboxylase small subunit, which produces MAVRTKAAPPTPWSDDLATPQVDKSAYVHSFSRLIGDVRIGANVFVAPGSSIRADEGTPFYIGASTNIQDGVVIHGLEKGRVAGDDGNDYSVWIGKNTCITHMALIHGPAYIGDECFIGFRSTVFNAKVGDGCIIMMHALIQDVEIPPGKYIPSGAVIVNQQQAERLPNVIDSDRSFANHVVEVNEALLAGYQCADDDACINPKMKQAGKRRRTDKNLTSNVNNENDYIKSVGNMNLSSDISNQVRSLLAQGCIISTEHANSRRFKTKSWLTGEKIESRNQGHVMAELESVLTEYQGEYVRVIGVDPKANRRVVEMVVQRPEDTPGEGKIRNVANHNRGHNRSGRDRSSHSTNGSGSVNADASQQINSLVSQGCSIGIERASKRRFKTKSWLTVGQVQGGSNKVFDAIEKTIAEYPNEYVRIVAADNHVKRRMAEIIVQRPGEAPVQSSRSSSGSNYSNGNGARASYSSNGGSSSSSLDSEVVQEIRSLLAAGYQIGSEHADKRRFKTKSWKSCSPIDSDRESEVVAALEHCLAEHSGEYVRMLGIDSQARRRVAETIIQRPEDNPPAKDKVNGNRNGNSNVKDRGYFVANYTNDNSKNGRPAHYNDFSQKLLSNEAVQEVRSLLAAGYKISTEYADKRRFKTKSWKSCAPIDSRNELDVVASLNVYLAEHNGEYVRLLGIDPKSKKRVVETIIQRP; this is translated from the coding sequence ATGGCAGTCCGCACTAAAGCGGCTCCCCCCACCCCCTGGTCGGATGACCTGGCAACACCACAAGTAGATAAAAGTGCTTACGTACACTCTTTCTCCAGGTTGATCGGAGATGTGAGGATAGGAGCAAACGTATTTGTTGCCCCAGGAAGTTCAATCAGAGCCGACGAAGGAACGCCTTTTTATATTGGTGCAAGCACTAATATTCAAGACGGTGTTGTAATTCATGGCTTGGAGAAAGGTCGGGTAGCTGGTGATGATGGCAATGATTATTCCGTTTGGATTGGTAAGAATACCTGTATCACTCATATGGCGTTAATTCATGGTCCAGCCTATATCGGTGACGAGTGCTTTATTGGCTTTCGCTCGACGGTATTTAATGCCAAGGTTGGAGATGGCTGCATTATCATGATGCACGCTTTGATTCAGGATGTGGAAATTCCTCCAGGCAAATATATTCCTTCTGGCGCGGTAATTGTCAATCAGCAGCAGGCTGAACGCTTACCAAATGTCATAGATAGCGATCGCTCTTTTGCCAACCATGTTGTCGAAGTTAACGAAGCACTTTTAGCTGGCTATCAGTGTGCCGATGATGATGCCTGTATCAACCCCAAAATGAAACAGGCTGGCAAACGTAGAAGGACAGATAAAAATCTGACTTCTAATGTTAATAATGAAAATGATTATATAAAATCAGTAGGGAATATGAATTTAAGTTCAGATATTAGTAATCAAGTGCGATCGCTACTGGCGCAAGGCTGTATCATCAGCACTGAACACGCCAACAGCCGTCGTTTTAAAACTAAATCATGGCTAACTGGTGAGAAAATTGAAAGCCGTAATCAAGGTCATGTAATGGCTGAATTGGAGTCGGTACTCACGGAGTACCAGGGAGAATACGTCAGAGTAATTGGCGTAGACCCCAAAGCCAATAGAAGAGTGGTAGAGATGGTTGTTCAACGACCCGAAGATACTCCAGGTGAAGGAAAAATTAGAAATGTTGCCAATCATAATCGAGGTCACAACCGCAGTGGCAGAGATCGCTCTAGCCATAGCACTAACGGTAGTGGCAGCGTCAACGCCGATGCTTCTCAACAGATCAATAGCTTGGTTTCTCAAGGCTGTAGCATTGGTATCGAACGTGCCAGCAAACGTCGCTTTAAAACCAAATCTTGGCTAACGGTTGGGCAAGTTCAAGGTGGTAGCAACAAGGTATTTGATGCTATTGAGAAAACTATCGCGGAATATCCAAACGAATATGTCCGCATTGTTGCTGCTGATAACCATGTTAAAAGAAGAATGGCGGAAATAATTGTGCAGCGTCCTGGAGAAGCTCCTGTGCAGTCTTCTAGAAGTTCTTCTGGTTCTAACTACAGTAATGGTAATGGTGCTAGAGCTAGTTACAGCAGTAACGGTGGTAGCAGCAGCAGCAGTTTAGATTCAGAGGTAGTTCAGGAAATTCGCTCTTTGTTGGCTGCTGGTTATCAAATTGGTTCAGAACACGCCGACAAACGACGTTTTAAAACTAAATCTTGGAAAAGCTGTTCTCCCATTGATAGCGATCGCGAATCAGAAGTTGTTGCAGCTTTAGAACACTGTTTGGCAGAACATTCAGGGGAATATGTCCGTATGCTGGGCATTGATTCTCAAGCTAGGCGTAGAGTGGCAGAAACTATCATCCAAAGACCTGAGGATAATCCTCCAGCCAAAGACAAAGTTAATGGCAATAGAAACGGTAATAGTAACGTCAAGGATCGAGGCTACTTTGTAGCTAACTACACCAACGACAATAGTAAAAATGGTCGTCCTGCTCACTATAACGATTTCAGCCAAAAACTTCTTAGTAATGAAGCTGTTCAAGAAGTACGTTCTTTATTAGCTGCTGGCTACAAAATTAGTACAGAATACGCAGATAAAAGGCGTTTTAAAACCAAATCTTGGAAAAGCTGCGCTCCTATAGACAGTCGCAATGAGTTGGATGTAGTTGCTTCTTTAAATGTTTATTTGGCAGAACACAATGGTGAGTACGTCCGTTTGTTAGGAATCGATCCCAAAAGCAAAAAAAGAGTGGTAGAAACTATTATTCAACGTCCCTAA
- a CDS encoding NAD(P)H-quinone oxidoreductase subunit F: MTDFLFENSWIIPLYSLAGAVLTLPWSLGIIRKTGPRPAAYFNILMTLVGFIHGSLIFNLIWKTEAQQFVFHWLQVADLDLTLSIEISPVSFGALELVTGISLLVQIYALGYMEKDWSLARFFALMGFFETSLAGLAISDGLLLSYCLLEALTLSTYLLVGFWYAQPLVVTAARDAFLTKRVGDIVLLMGIVALSTYGQGLSFSQLDTWVEVNQLDSTVAAFLGLALIAGPIGKCAQFPLNLWLDEAMEGPNPAGIIRNSIVVSAGAYVLIKLEPATTLSPVSASALILIGTVTAIGTSLMAIAQIDIKRALSHSTSAYMGLVFIAVGLRQVDIAFLLLFCHAVSKALLFMSAGSVILTTSNQNVTEMGGLWSRMPATSLSFLAGAAGLIGFAPLGMFWTYQRWFSGAWDVDWWLLLIVMFVNTFSAINLTRLFRVIFLGKPKVKTRRAPEVPWQMAVPMVALMVVTILTTFAPLKWSLWLSPNTPLALEQPELINQYAVPLLIASGVLGCVIASTMKVRKAWARSSNLTLRFFQDLLAYDFYIDKLYEVTVIAAVSTVAKFTSWVDRYIVDGAVNLVSIATIFSSNALKYNTTGQSQFYLATIVIGIGLMLWSMLNGQWSIVTNYWSSM; the protein is encoded by the coding sequence ATGACTGACTTTTTATTTGAAAATTCCTGGATAATTCCCTTGTATAGCCTAGCGGGGGCGGTTTTAACCCTACCTTGGTCTTTAGGAATTATTCGCAAAACAGGGCCACGTCCAGCAGCCTACTTCAATATCTTGATGACTTTGGTGGGATTTATTCATGGCTCATTAATTTTTAACCTTATATGGAAAACAGAAGCTCAGCAGTTTGTTTTTCATTGGTTACAGGTTGCTGATTTGGATTTAACCTTATCAATTGAAATATCTCCCGTTAGTTTTGGAGCTTTAGAACTGGTAACTGGTATTAGTCTCTTAGTACAGATTTATGCCTTGGGCTATATGGAGAAAGACTGGTCTTTAGCACGCTTCTTTGCCCTTATGGGATTTTTTGAAACGTCATTAGCGGGCTTAGCTATTAGTGATGGTTTGCTGTTGAGCTATTGTCTTTTGGAAGCTTTGACCCTTTCTACCTATCTTTTAGTCGGTTTTTGGTATGCCCAGCCTTTAGTGGTGACTGCTGCTAGGGATGCCTTTTTGACTAAGAGAGTAGGAGATATTGTCCTGTTGATGGGCATAGTAGCTCTCTCTACTTACGGACAAGGACTAAGTTTTTCTCAGTTGGATACATGGGTAGAAGTAAATCAGCTAGATTCTACCGTGGCAGCCTTTCTAGGTTTGGCTTTGATTGCAGGACCCATTGGTAAGTGCGCTCAGTTTCCCCTCAATCTTTGGCTAGATGAAGCGATGGAAGGACCAAATCCTGCGGGTATAATCCGTAACTCCATTGTAGTTTCAGCTGGAGCTTATGTCTTAATCAAATTAGAACCAGCAACAACCCTTTCACCAGTTTCTGCTTCTGCCTTAATTCTGATTGGTACGGTTACTGCCATTGGCACATCTTTGATGGCGATCGCTCAAATTGATATTAAAAGAGCTTTATCTCATTCTACTAGTGCCTATATGGGTCTGGTCTTTATTGCGGTGGGCTTAAGACAGGTTGATATTGCTTTTTTGCTCTTGTTTTGCCATGCGGTTTCCAAAGCTTTGCTGTTTATGAGTGCGGGGTCAGTCATTCTGACTACTAGCAATCAAAACGTGACCGAGATGGGGGGCTTATGGTCGAGAATGCCTGCAACTAGCTTATCTTTTTTAGCAGGAGCAGCAGGATTAATTGGTTTTGCCCCCTTAGGTATGTTCTGGACTTATCAACGCTGGTTTAGTGGAGCTTGGGATGTAGACTGGTGGTTACTGCTGATAGTAATGTTTGTTAATACCTTTTCAGCTATTAATCTAACCCGTTTGTTCCGAGTTATTTTTCTCGGCAAACCAAAGGTTAAAACTCGTCGCGCACCTGAAGTTCCCTGGCAAATGGCGGTACCGATGGTGGCTTTGATGGTGGTTACTATTCTGACTACTTTTGCGCCCCTAAAGTGGTCTTTGTGGTTAAGTCCCAATACACCTTTAGCTCTCGAACAGCCAGAATTAATCAATCAATATGCCGTACCGTTGCTCATTGCCTCTGGGGTATTAGGCTGTGTAATTGCTTCAACCATGAAAGTGCGTAAAGCTTGGGCAAGATCTAGCAACCTTACCCTGCGATTTTTCCAAGATCTGCTGGCATATGATTTTTATATAGATAAACTTTACGAAGTGACGGTAATCGCAGCCGTTTCTACTGTGGCTAAATTTACCTCCTGGGTTGATCGCTACATAGTTGATGGTGCAGTTAATTTAGTCAGTATCGCCACGATTTTTAGCAGTAATGCCCTAAAATACAACACTACTGGACAATCTCAGTTTTATCTTGCCACGATTGTGATCGGCATTGGGCTGATGTTGTGGTCAATGCTAAATGGTCAGTGGTCAATAGTGACTAATTACTGGTCGTCTATGTAG
- a CDS encoding LbetaH domain-containing protein produces MIYLPPPQPVLNKDIRISGDVEIHPTASLAPGVILQAAPERRIVIGADACVGMGAIINACQGSIEIGNGAILGSGVLIIGASKIGNNACIGTSSTIFQENVEAMKVIEPGSIIGDLSRKVSLSENQKQSNSQKYNNNSHGVNGYKPKTQPNQTISQDFWQDSPSASSTQEENRAETSVELVAKPNKVPVVGQVYVNELLVTLFPHSKGLNSNSGNSS; encoded by the coding sequence ATGATTTATTTACCACCACCGCAACCTGTATTAAATAAAGACATACGTATTAGCGGTGATGTTGAAATTCACCCTACTGCTTCTTTGGCACCAGGAGTTATCTTGCAAGCTGCTCCTGAGCGCCGAATTGTTATTGGTGCAGATGCTTGTGTTGGTATGGGGGCAATTATCAATGCTTGTCAGGGTTCAATTGAAATTGGGAATGGTGCTATTTTAGGTTCTGGGGTTTTAATAATTGGTGCCAGCAAAATTGGTAATAATGCTTGTATTGGTACTTCTAGCACAATTTTTCAAGAAAATGTCGAGGCAATGAAGGTAATTGAGCCTGGTTCAATTATTGGTGATCTGTCTCGTAAAGTGAGCTTAAGTGAGAATCAAAAACAATCTAATTCTCAAAAGTATAACAACAATAGCCATGGAGTAAATGGTTATAAACCTAAAACTCAACCCAACCAGACAATAAGCCAAGATTTTTGGCAAGATAGTCCTTCTGCTTCATCTACTCAAGAAGAAAATCGAGCAGAAACATCTGTTGAACTTGTTGCCAAGCCAAATAAAGTTCCTGTAGTTGGGCAAGTTTATGTTAACGAACTTTTAGTAACCTTATTTCCTCACAGTAAAGGTTTGAATTCAAATTCTGGTAATTCAAGTTAA
- the nrdR gene encoding transcriptional regulator NrdR: MHCPNCQHTESRVLESRSTESGQSIRRRRECLDCKQRFTTYERIELVPITVIKRDSSRESFDRAKLLRGILRACEKTTISYQKVEAIVDNIEAKLQQNSAKEFSSSEIGELVLENLRYENEVAYIRFASVYRKFQGIKDFIKTLNHLQSENLQNVDFNHWQDSNTPSSSTSIIDQRSQQRTDPLKGETVYSTGGTSA; the protein is encoded by the coding sequence ATGCATTGTCCTAACTGCCAACATACAGAAAGCCGAGTCTTAGAATCTCGTTCTACCGAAAGTGGACAAAGCATTCGCCGTCGCCGAGAATGCTTAGACTGTAAACAGCGGTTTACAACTTATGAAAGAATTGAGTTAGTACCGATTACGGTCATCAAAAGGGATAGTAGTCGTGAATCTTTTGACCGTGCTAAGTTGCTACGAGGCATATTAAGAGCCTGTGAAAAAACCACTATATCCTACCAAAAAGTGGAGGCGATTGTTGACAATATCGAAGCTAAACTTCAGCAAAATTCAGCCAAAGAATTTAGCAGTAGTGAAATAGGAGAATTAGTTTTAGAAAATTTGCGCTACGAAAATGAAGTAGCCTATATACGCTTTGCCTCAGTGTATAGGAAGTTTCAAGGGATCAAAGATTTTATCAAAACATTAAATCATCTTCAAAGTGAAAACTTACAAAATGTAGACTTTAATCACTGGCAAGACTCAAATACACCTTCTTCTTCAACTTCAATTATTGACCAACGGTCACAGCAGCGGACAGACCCCCTAAAGGGTGAAACAGTTTACTCAACGGGGGGAACCTCGGCATAA
- a CDS encoding ribulose bisphosphate carboxylase small subunit: protein MKTLPKERRYETLSFLPPLTDQQIAKQIDHMIDQGYIPGVEFEKDPAPTLHHWTLWKLPLFDARSSQDVLNEVRECRSEYSDCFIRVVGFDNIKQCQTVSFIVYKPNSQNSRGRF from the coding sequence ATGAAAACTTTACCTAAAGAGCGTCGTTACGAAACCCTTTCTTTTTTACCTCCTTTAACCGATCAGCAAATTGCTAAACAAATCGATCACATGATCGATCAAGGTTATATTCCTGGTGTAGAATTTGAAAAAGATCCTGCTCCTACGCTACACCACTGGACTTTGTGGAAATTACCTTTATTTGATGCTCGTAGTTCTCAAGATGTATTAAACGAAGTACGAGAGTGTCGTTCTGAATACTCCGACTGTTTTATTCGCGTAGTTGGTTTTGACAATATCAAACAGTGTCAAACTGTAAGCTTCATCGTTTACAAACCTAATAGTCAAAACAGCCGTGGCCGTTTCTAA
- a CDS encoding stage II sporulation protein M, which produces MNVQRWIARREPNWKRLDNLLQLAETKGIKTLSASQIKDLASLYRSLSADLARARTNKVGKILTQDLQKLTSRGYNQVYQGSKRQEWQQVKEFYLWGFPQIVQETWQYIAIATGIFFLTGIIAWWYAWNDPTFITITVPEHLIKKVQEDGELWMGSIVGVEPLASSSIAINNLSVCFAAIAGGITAGLYTLFLMASNGLSIGTITTLVSKNNLAYPFWAFVFPHGSLELPAIFFAGGAGLLIGKAMIFPGKYRRIDALKSNSTKAAQLLFGIIPMLIIAGTIEGFFSPSPLIPSPIKYLTGIGLFLLLALYCCRHKNSEVTDYSATSDNSVVLDAKPNSA; this is translated from the coding sequence ATGAATGTTCAACGTTGGATTGCCAGGAGAGAACCAAACTGGAAGCGTTTAGATAATTTATTGCAGCTAGCAGAAACTAAAGGCATAAAGACTCTATCAGCATCACAAATTAAAGATTTAGCCAGCCTTTATCGTTCTTTGTCGGCAGATTTAGCCAGAGCAAGGACAAATAAAGTCGGTAAGATCCTTACCCAAGACTTACAAAAATTAACGTCTCGCGGCTATAACCAAGTTTATCAGGGGTCAAAACGTCAGGAATGGCAACAGGTAAAAGAATTTTATCTTTGGGGATTTCCCCAGATTGTACAAGAAACTTGGCAGTATATAGCGATCGCCACTGGCATATTTTTCCTCACAGGTATAATTGCTTGGTGGTATGCCTGGAACGATCCAACCTTTATTACAATTACCGTACCTGAGCATTTAATTAAAAAAGTGCAAGAAGATGGCGAACTCTGGATGGGTTCGATTGTAGGAGTTGAACCTTTAGCCTCTAGCAGCATTGCTATTAATAATCTTTCCGTTTGCTTTGCAGCGATCGCTGGCGGAATTACCGCAGGACTATACACCCTTTTTTTGATGGCAAGCAACGGCTTATCTATTGGTACGATCACGACTTTGGTAAGCAAAAATAATTTAGCATACCCTTTTTGGGCGTTTGTTTTTCCTCACGGCTCATTAGAATTACCTGCTATCTTTTTTGCAGGGGGTGCAGGATTACTAATCGGCAAAGCCATGATTTTCCCTGGTAAATATCGCCGTATTGATGCTCTCAAGTCAAACAGTACTAAAGCTGCACAGCTACTTTTTGGTATTATTCCCATGCTAATTATTGCAGGAACAATTGAAGGTTTTTTCTCGCCTAGTCCTCTAATTCCCAGTCCAATTAAATATTTAACAGGGATAGGTTTGTTTTTACTATTAGCTTTGTACTGTTGTCGCCACAAAAACTCAGAAGTCACAGATTACTCCGCCACGTCAGACAACAGCGTGGTTCTGGATGCGAAACCAAATTCCGCCTAG
- a CDS encoding form I ribulose bisphosphate carboxylase large subunit translates to MATKTGAGFKAGVQDYRLTYYTPDYTPKDTDLLACFRMTPQPGVPAEECAAAVAAESSTGTWTTVWTDGLTDLDRYKGRCYEVEPVPGEDNQYFCFVAYPMDLFEEGSVTNILTSLVGNVFGFKALRALRLEDLRIPVALMKTFQGPPHGITVERDLLNKYGRPLLGCTIKPKLGLSAKNYGRAVYECLRGGLDFTKDDENINSQPFMRWRDRFLFVQEAIEKSQAETNEVKGHYLNVTAATCEDMMERAEFAKEIGSPIVMHDFLTGGFTANTTLAKWCRKNGVLLHIHRAMHAVIDRQRNHGIHFRVLAKCLRMSGGDHLHSGTVVGKLEGERDITLGFVDQMREDYVEEDRSRGNFFTQDWASMPGTMPVASGGIHVWHMPALVEIFGDDSCLQFGGGTLGHPWGNAPGATANRVALEACVQARNEGRNLAREGNDVIREACRWSPELAAACELWKEIKFEFDAVDTL, encoded by the coding sequence ATGGCAACTAAGACAGGTGCTGGATTTAAGGCTGGTGTACAAGACTATCGCCTAACCTATTACACCCCAGACTACACTCCCAAGGATACAGACCTTTTGGCTTGTTTCCGTATGACCCCTCAACCTGGTGTACCAGCAGAAGAATGTGCTGCTGCAGTAGCTGCTGAATCTTCCACTGGTACTTGGACAACAGTATGGACAGATGGTTTAACAGATCTCGATCGCTATAAAGGTCGTTGTTATGAAGTTGAACCAGTTCCTGGTGAAGACAATCAGTATTTCTGTTTTGTCGCTTATCCGATGGACTTGTTTGAAGAAGGTTCTGTAACCAACATTCTTACTTCTTTGGTAGGTAACGTATTTGGTTTCAAAGCCCTGCGGGCATTGCGCCTAGAGGATCTGCGGATTCCTGTAGCCTTGATGAAAACATTCCAAGGACCTCCTCACGGTATCACCGTGGAAAGAGACTTGTTAAACAAGTATGGTCGTCCTTTACTAGGTTGCACAATCAAACCTAAATTAGGTCTATCTGCTAAAAACTACGGTCGTGCAGTTTATGAGTGTCTTCGCGGTGGTCTAGATTTCACCAAAGATGACGAAAATATTAACTCTCAGCCTTTCATGCGCTGGCGCGATCGCTTTCTGTTTGTCCAAGAAGCAATTGAAAAATCTCAAGCAGAAACTAACGAAGTTAAAGGTCACTACCTAAACGTAACCGCTGCTACCTGCGAAGACATGATGGAACGTGCTGAGTTTGCCAAAGAAATTGGTAGTCCTATCGTTATGCATGATTTCCTTACAGGTGGTTTTACCGCTAACACTACCTTAGCTAAGTGGTGTCGTAAAAACGGTGTGCTACTGCACATTCACCGTGCAATGCACGCTGTAATTGACCGTCAGAGAAATCATGGTATTCACTTCCGCGTACTTGCTAAGTGTCTACGTATGTCTGGTGGTGACCACCTTCACTCAGGTACTGTTGTCGGTAAACTGGAGGGTGAACGCGACATCACGTTAGGTTTTGTTGACCAAATGCGTGAAGACTATGTAGAAGAAGACCGCTCTCGCGGTAACTTCTTTACCCAAGATTGGGCTTCCATGCCTGGTACAATGCCTGTAGCGTCTGGTGGTATTCATGTATGGCATATGCCTGCACTAGTAGAAATCTTTGGTGATGATTCTTGTCTACAGTTTGGTGGTGGTACTTTAGGACACCCTTGGGGTAATGCTCCTGGTGCAACTGCTAACCGTGTTGCTCTAGAAGCTTGTGTTCAAGCTCGTAACGAGGGACGTAACCTAGCTCGCGAAGGTAACGACGTTATCCGTGAAGCTTGCCGTTGGAGTCCTGAACTTGCAGCAGCTTGTGAACTTTGGAAAGAAATCAAGTTCGAGTTTGACGCTGTAGATACTCTCTAA
- a CDS encoding carbon dioxide-concentrating mechanism protein CcmK: protein MSIAVGMIETLGFPAVVEAADAMVKAARVTLVGYEKIGTGRVTVIVRGDVSEVQASVAAGTENVTRVNGGQVLSTHIIARPHENLEYVLPIRYTEEVEQFRTY, encoded by the coding sequence ATGTCAATTGCAGTTGGAATGATTGAAACACTAGGCTTTCCTGCGGTAGTAGAAGCAGCAGACGCTATGGTAAAAGCAGCCCGTGTCACTTTAGTCGGCTACGAAAAAATTGGTACAGGTCGTGTAACCGTAATTGTACGAGGAGACGTATCGGAAGTTCAGGCTTCTGTTGCCGCGGGTACAGAAAACGTAACTAGAGTCAATGGTGGACAGGTTCTTTCTACCCATATCATTGCTCGTCCTCACGAAAACCTAGAGTATGTTCTCCCTATTCGTTATACAGAAGAAGTAGAACAGTTTCGCACCTATTAA
- a CDS encoding carbon dioxide-concentrating mechanism protein CcmK, with translation MSIAVGMIETLGFPAVVEAADAMVKAARVTLVGYEKIGTGRVTVIVRGDVSEVQASVSAGTENVARVNGGQVLSTHIIARPHENLEYVLPIRYTEAVEQFRESVNPRPLRRP, from the coding sequence ATGTCAATTGCAGTCGGAATGATCGAAACACTAGGTTTCCCCGCGGTAGTAGAAGCAGCAGATGCCATGGTCAAAGCAGCCCGTGTCACTTTAGTCGGCTACGAAAAAATTGGTACAGGTCGTGTAACCGTAATTGTACGAGGAGACGTATCGGAAGTTCAGGCTTCTGTTTCTGCGGGTACAGAAAATGTTGCCAGAGTCAATGGTGGACAAGTTCTTTCTACCCACATCATTGCCCGTCCTCACGAAAACTTAGAGTATGTTCTACCTATTCGCTATACAGAGGCTGTAGAACAGTTTCGTGAAAGTGTAAATCCTCGTCCTCTGAGAAGACCATAA
- a CDS encoding EutN/CcmL family microcompartment protein: MQIAQVRGTVVSTHKAPSMRGIKLLLVQYIDEEGQLLPEYEVAGDLIGAGVDEWVLVSRGSAARIEAGQESKPLDATIVGIIDTVNVDRNALYSKKEAERLL, encoded by the coding sequence ATGCAGATAGCCCAAGTTCGTGGCACAGTAGTTAGCACTCATAAAGCTCCTAGCATGAGAGGGATTAAGTTGCTTCTGGTTCAATATATAGATGAAGAAGGGCAGCTTTTACCTGAATACGAAGTGGCAGGAGACTTGATCGGTGCTGGTGTGGATGAATGGGTTCTAGTAAGTCGAGGTAGCGCGGCTCGTATTGAGGCTGGTCAAGAATCCAAACCACTTGATGCCACAATTGTCGGCATCATAGATACGGTCAATGTAGACCGCAATGCTCTTTACAGTAAAAAAGAGGCTGAACGCCTGTTGTAA